The DNA segment cattataaattcattagcaggatatggaagttttgttatatacatactaagataatgatttttatcttcttcttttaatttgtaataatatattttatattcacatatataagactccccattacatagatcatatatctgagtattagctaaatggttttttgcttcttgatattccttattatagacttcttgtctatgatctataatatttttttcaaaaaattctttatatagaatcatcattatatataatatcttatcacaacctgttgtttttgttgctaaatcttctattatttggttttctattgatgtcatataatctcttatagttcaTTTAGTATGAAACCCTATGTAATTCTAAATATCTCTTCAAGACAATTCACTAAGCTTTGGATTAGTAAAAGCTTCTAATAAAAAACAATTCACTaagttttggattagtaaaggcttctaataagaaggaattcaaccagttttcaaaaatttctttttcgttctttttgcagtctaaatcgagcattctttctccttccatttcctggattttaggaacgtattttgatggtatttttgtatattttgaatctttatttataaacccttttttaaaggcataattatcaaaacctgtttcccatttaaattgagattgattattcttagatgttccagcttcattttttacttgtattggaattgctggttcttcgtcacttgaataatctagaatgtgttcttcattttctatgttttcagaatttactaattcttcttctatttgaaaaccatgttccataatattattttcttgagacatttttaattgtttaaaaagcattgtaacttcttctaatttttcttcaatattcataatttcaatggtggttttacttttaagtctgttatgttgattatattttgaaatttttcttctttgggattctctttttccttatttctttgaaattttatggatactaatatttcttcaagcatatctattatagaatttaattgtgggttaaaaatatgataaagatgtggggaatcattcccatggtaacattttttagaaattccatgtgaaaaataagttttttcaggtttttgaagtccttcgataaaacttatagtaaagtaaagattttgagaaaaatcattttgtattgattttaagatttcGGTGTTATTACAGTtgacattagttaaaatcattaatttttgatctattaattttgataacttaattatttcttctcttaaatcttctaatttacttttttccattaggtgacacttttctttgtgaagagttacgattttaaattaaaagtgtGGCTTTAGAATGTATGATTAAAATTTTACCACGTAATCATATCTTTAAATCTGTACAGATTTAAATCTGTACTGTATAATTTTCCAAAAAGAAATTGTCCTGCTTAAAGAAGAGACCTATGCGGCTATGcaacatcaataattcaatatgTAGCTTTTGTTGATAAAGATTAAAAGTTTATTTACGTGGTGCACTCgattttatgtgaagttgataattttatttaacgATTTTCATTTATCTACTTCATGTAAAATTGATTGtatttgagtttttatttttatttataattaagttcaatttaaatattattattttttataaattaaaactaaaaaaaataacttttaaaacttttaaacggatcttaaaattaataaagcaattaattatttttacgataataattaatgattattttactattttttttctcgaaagaaaaaaaaggaaaaaggaaaggaaCGGACCTATTCTCTTCGTTGTCATTTGTCGTCTCGAagtctcttctcttttcttctccaaGAACTCAAATTTCCCCAATTAGCCAATTAGGGTTAATTTCAGTCTTAATCTCCATCTCAATCTCAATCTCAATCTTACGCCCTTCTTCCAGCCACCACCATCTTGAACTTTCTACGGGATCTCGAAATTTAACCCAACGGGTCCTCGGTTCCTTCACGGTGAGCCGTTGTAGCTCGTAATTCAATTTAACCCCATGCCGAAATCCGTTTTATAcatcctcttcttctctctctgcATCGTCTTCTCCGTCGCAACATCCGCCGAATCCGAAGGGAAATCCTCCTCTGTCATCAGGCTGCCGTCGCAGTCCGCCGGAATTTGCGCCGGAACGCCATCGCCGTCCTCTTGCCCCGCTAAGTGCTTCCGTACCGATCCTGTCTGCGGCGCCGACGGCGTCACCTACTGGTGCGGATGCGCCGAGGCGGCTTGTGCCGGCGCCGAAGTTGCGAAGTTAGGGTTCTGCGAAGTCGGAAGTGGTGGATCTGCAGCGCTACCCGGTCAGGCATTACTCTTGTTACACATTGTGTGGCTAATTGTGTTAGGGTTTTCAATGTTGTTTGGCCTATTCTAGTTCACGAGGATTCTGGATTTTGTTGTTCGATTTCTGAGTTGCGGACGCCATGTCAATTTAGTTTTCTGAAGATTTTCGACATTGATTTGGTAGGTTTTGATCTATTCCAGCAGTGTATATTTGGTATTAATTTGTTACTTAAATTGATTTCTTAAATTTCTT comes from the Arachis duranensis cultivar V14167 chromosome 7, aradu.V14167.gnm2.J7QH, whole genome shotgun sequence genome and includes:
- the LOC107458454 gene encoding uncharacterized protein LOC107458454, which translates into the protein MPKSVLYILFFSLCIVFSVATSAESEGKSSSVIRLPSQSAGICAGTPSPSSCPAKCFRTDPVCGADGVTYWCGCAEAACAGAEVAKLGFCEVGSGGSAALPGQALLLLHIVWLIVLGFSMLFGLF